In Drosophila simulans strain w501 chromosome 3R, Prin_Dsim_3.1, whole genome shotgun sequence, a single window of DNA contains:
- the LOC6728081 gene encoding cystatin-like protein — protein sequence MNAMKSLCILGLVLLSLAATQAQVVGGVSQLEGASRKEALELLDATLAQLATGNGPNYKAINVTSVTGQTVSGTLNTFEVELDNGSDKKQCTVKIWSQPWLKENGTNIKIKCSGDDGELDRTW from the exons ATGAACGCAATGAAATCTTTGTGCATTTTGGGTTTGGTTCTTCTCAGCTTGGCTGCCACCCAAGCGCAGGTGGTCGGCGGTGTCAGCCAGTTGGAGGGAGCCAGCAGGAAGGAGGCTCTGGAACTCCTGGATGCCACCCTCGCACAGTTGGCCACCGGAAATGGTCCCAACTACAA GGCTATCAATGTGACCTCTGTGACGGGTCAGACTGTATCTGGAACCCTCAACACCTTCGAGGTGGAACTGGACAATGGATCCGACAAGAAGCAGTGCACCGTGAAGATCTGGAGTCAGCCATGGCTCAAGGAGAACGGCACCAACATCAAGATCAAGTGCTCTGGTGACGATGGCGAACTGGACCGTACCTGGTAA
- the LOC6728082 gene encoding cystatin-like protein, which yields MSNGPIVGGISQLEGNERREALELLDATLAQLATGDGPSFKALNVTSVTGQVVAGSLNTYEVQLDNGSEIKQGTVKIWSQPWLKENGTNIKIKFAGEDDELDHTW from the exons ATGTCCAACGGTCCAATTGTAGGCGGAATTAGTCAGCTGGAGGGGAATGAGAGGAGGGAGGCTCTGGAACTCCTCGATGCCACTCTCGCACAGTTGGCCACCGGAGATGGACCCAGCTTCAA GGCACTTAATGTGACCTCTGTGACGGGTCAGGTCGTAGCTGGAAGCCTCAACACCTACGAGGTTCAGCTGGACAATGGGTCAGAGATAAAACAGGGCACTGTGAAGATCTGGAGTCAGCCATGGCTAAAGGAGAACGGCACCAACATCAAGATCAAGTTCGCGGGTGAGGACGACGAACTGGACCACACTTGGTAG
- the LOC6728083 gene encoding cystatin-like protein: protein MQSAKVIFVLSVTLAVAFANPRLPPGAPKPLDGDDLSKAKELLVTTLAKLATGDGPNYQVVNVISASSQLVAGSLHKFEVELSNGSDTKECTVKIWDRPWLHEQGEATNVKVQCKDEAVLEKTW from the exons ATGCAGTCCGCGAAAGTGATCTTTGTTCTATCTGTGACCCTGGCGGTTGCCTTTGCTAAC ccgaggTTGCCGCCCGGTGCCCCGAAACCCCTGGATGGAGATGACTTATCCAAGGCTAAGGAGCTCTTGGTCACCACACTCGCCAAACTTGCCACAGGAGATGGCCCCAATTATCA GGTAGTGAATGTGATTTCGGCATCTAGCCAACTGGTGGCTGGGTCGCTGCACAAATTCGAGGTGGAGCTGTCCAACGGATCCGACACCAAGGAGTGCACCGTAAAGATCTGGGACAGGCCATGGCTGCATGAGCAGGGGGAGGCCACCAATGTGAAGGTCCAGTGCAAGGATGAAGCTGTGCTGGAGAAGACCTGGTAG
- the LOC27207299 gene encoding putative protein TPRXL, giving the protein MRTTTLLLSLGLLVLCFSRYSLAEDDPTDGSTTPTDGSTTPTDGSTTPTDGSTTPTDGSTTPTDGSTTPTDGSTTPTDGSTTPTDGSTSPSTSPSTGDNTSPSAGSPDSTPASESGSSNSSGNNNRNNRRRRRQRAQRARRRRAQQARRRRNRRNNRNNRVG; this is encoded by the coding sequence ATGAGGACGACCACTCTACTTTTGAGCCTTGGCCTTCTGGTCCTGTGCTTTTCCAGGTACAGTTTGGCCGAGGATGACCCCACCGATGGAAGCACCACCCCAACTGACGGGAGCACCACGCCCACTGATGGAAGCACCACCCCAACTGACGGGAGCACCACGCCCACTGATGGCAGCACCACGCCCACTGATGGAAGCACCACGCCCACTGATGGAAGCACGACGCCCACTGACGGAAGCACCACGCCCACTGATGGAAGCACCTCTCCATCGACCTCTCCTTCAACAGGCGATAACACTAGTCCTTCAGCAGGATCGCCAGACAGCACGCCCGCGTCCgaaagtggcagcagcaacagcagcggcaacaacaaccggAACAACCGTCGGAGGCGCCGCCAGCGGGCTCAGCGCGCTCGACGCCGCCGGGCTCAGCAGGCTCGACGCAGGAGGAACCGTCGCAACAACAGGAATAACAGGGTTGGCTAA
- the LOC6739727 gene encoding protein new-glue 2 — translation MKATTILAVVSVLTACLLRSSEAVTCTADATVAGCIDCTTSPTDAECVAEAAAATTTTTTVATPTTTTTSATATTTAASSPSNSSGRRKIVRITNLRYTNVRRIRVNRNRLRSTTVRNRRRRNNSRRVNVRRANGNVIIVG, via the coding sequence ATGAAGGCCACTACTATTCTAGCAGTTGTTTCCGTGCTCACCGCTTGCCTTTTAAGGAGCAGCGAGGCGGTGACCTGCACCGCCGATGCCACCGTCGCAGGATGCATTGACTGCACCACCAGTCCAACCGATGCCGAGTGCGTGGCCGAGGCAGCCGCCgccacaaccaccaccacaactGTAGCaacgcccaccaccaccacaacctCAGCGACGGCGACCACCACTGCGGCCTCCAGCCCAAGCAACTCCTCTGGACGGCGGAAGATCGTGCGCATCACCAATCTGCGCTACACCAACGTTCGGCGCATCCGCGTCAACCGGAATCGCTTGCGGAGCACCACCGTTCGGAACCGGAGGCGCAGGAACAACTCCAGACGTGTTAACGTGAGGAGGGCCAACGGAAACGTTATTATTGTCGGCTAA